The stretch of DNA tgcacctaaatcaaccatttatcggatcatcaagaacttcaaggagagcggttcaattgttcggcgcccaagaaagtccagcaagcgccaggaccgtctatttagtcagccaccaattgtgcatgttctcccacttaaaaagatgagagaggcctgtcattttcatcataggtacacttcaactatgacagacaaaatgagaaagaaaatccagaaaatcacattgtaggatttttaattgatttatttgcaaatgattacaagtcctcaactggtagcttcattaaatagtacccgcaaaacaccaacGTCAACAGtcgaggtgactctgggatgccggccttctaggcagagttgcaaagaaaaagccatatcccaaactggccaataaaaaaaaaagtttttttttttaagatgaGCAAAATAACACAGGCACACAAAAGTCACCTCCTGAAAATCTAATTATTTAGCCTATAACATTATTTGTAACACTTGAATAAACATTGGCTTTGGCAAAAAATGAATAGGCCAATATTAGCATATGCTTTTTTGCATTTCTAACTGTACAAATCCTAAGTATAGGCCAGGttacaaaataaataaagtagCCTGATCAAAATAAGTACTAAAATAACAAATGAGTCCAAAAAAGCTATGCATGTAAGTCTAAGGGTTTGACAGAATATTTTAGTTTAATCTATAGGCTATGTCTTTCGAATAAGATGCATCTGGATCTGAATATAGGCTACATTTAAATAAAGTGCAATGAGGAACCATTAGGTTTAGTTGTTTTTTTACCATGTCTTAGACCTACCTAAAGGTTTTTGGCAGCAAACACCAGCATGTTCACCTTTTCTGCCCAGAGTAGCAAACTCTGCAGGATGATGGACTTGTAAATGTTGGAGGTTTGTAGTCTGTCCATCCATTGCCTGAAACCGAAGGACTGCTTAACACCACCAAGTCAGCCATTGTTTTTTTCTGATTTAGTATAAGGCAGACTATTATATAGTTACTAAGTGAAATgcctttattttttattatttacagTCTGAAGTAGCCTAAAGGAAGAAAGAATTACGCAAATGCCCTTACCCAGATGCTTAAGATGATGAAATAGCAATAGCCTGCACTTGATATGGCTGTAATATTAGTTTTTAAAAGGTAGGCTAAAATGTCATTTCAGACATCGCCCATCCATACGCTAAAGAATAACAACATTTTACCTTCCTGGCTCCTGTAATTAGTATGTCTTACAATACACTTAGGTGGTCAGGCTGACTCATTATAGTTTTGCCGTGTCCAATTTTGTTCCCTCTCTAGAACATGCTCTCTTCTGGCTTTTGCAGGTGGACTGTGTTGATGCGAAGATTTGCAAGGGCCCCAGAAACATCCTCCCTTGCACCCTGGACAGCCCCACCCAGAAGCTCATCCAGCTCATCTTCAGCAATGACATGTTCAAAGAGGCCATGGAGTGCATGAACCTGGGTGGGTGTCAATCTGTCCATCATACCACCTTTACCCCTCCAGCACTGAAGCAACTTTCTGTTCCTCAGACAGTAAGCCTGGGTGTGGTCTGTCTATGTACACATGTTCTGTTATGTAACATACCTGTTGGACTGGATTgcttgttgtattgtgttttacTCTGTCAGTGCAATGATATACTTGGCTGTTAAACTGAAGTCAGGGAAGCCCAGGCATCTGCTCTATGTGATCAGAGAAGAGCATCCTAAATCATTAGTTATTTTAAATCGGGGGTAAAGCCTGGCGATCTGGAGCTAAATGTCTAATCCATATAAAAACCTAGTCTGTCTGATCAATAATGTAAGTAGGACTGTAAAATGTATACAATGTTTATTCAGCTGTTGCAAGTTCCCTAACTACCACATTTACTAATGTAGAGGAGAGCAGTCGACAGACCCCTGCACAGTTTATATAGGCCTAACATATGAACTCAGACAGAGCAGTGATATGTGTGTAATCTTATCCCCCTtattgcctctctctctttgggCCACCAGACATAAAGAAGATGCCCCTGGGGAAGCTGAGCAAGATGCAGATTGCTAAGGGCTTTGAGGTGCTGGAGGAGATTGAGGGAGCCATTAACGCCAGCAGGCCCAAACTGGAGGAACTCTCCTCCAAGTTCTTCACCACCATCCCACACAACTTTGGACGCACCAGGCCCCCGGTCATCGACAGTTCTGAGATCgtggagaagaagaaggagatgcTTCTGGTGAGATCACCTTGTACTTGATTAGACGCTGTCACAGTATTGTGTTTTATGGAATGACGGTACTATTTAGGGCCAATCGTTTTTTAATAGCCTACAATAAGAACTCAGTTTTCCCTGATCAAGTCTGGTGAAACTCCTTGGCCCTAATCATGATGAGTGGTCTTGTCCAGGCCTGATCCCATTCCTGACTGTGCTGTCCCCTGCAGGTGCTGGCTGATATAGAGATAGCCCAGAACTTGAAGGCTGAGACTGAGAAGGCCCAGGAGCAGATGGAGGTGGAGAAAGTACCTCATCCACTGGACCAAAACTATATGTCTCTCCGCTGCAAACTTGCTCTACTACAAAGAGATACACAGGAATTCAAGGTACCGTGGTCTCTAATAGAGGTTGAATTCTATACAAACACCACTGTATTGTTTAAAATCAGACAAGTCTTTAGTGATATGCGGATGGTCATATTTAAATGGGTGACTATATTTACTGTGACAAAGCATAATTTATACTACAAAAGAGAAGAATATTGTAAATGTTAAACTTCCATTGTATTTCCATTCTTGCCTCATTTAAAGCTAATAGAGAAATACCTGAAGGCCACTGCATATAGCCACAACCAGCCAAAGATTATAGATGTCtgggaggtggacagagagactgaggtggGTAACATATGGCACAACAACTTCATGTCATAATTCCTGTAGTATGTAATACAGCATTCATTTTTTTACTAATTTGCTGTGATCTTGATTTTTGTGCTAATGcatgtacaaaataaaaaaaatattgttatAACTGTAGGTTTGTTTGACTTAGCGTTAGTATTTAAGGTGATTGATCTTTCTGTGGGGATTGTTCTCCCCAGGCCGAGAGATTCAGGGAGAACGACGGTCTAGAGAACCGGCGTCTGCTGTGGCATGGTACTAATGTGGCGGTGGTGGCAGCCATCTTGAAGGGCGGGCTGCGGATCATGCCCCAGTCAGGGGGCCGTGTGGGCAGGGGCATCTACTTTGCCTCGGAGAACAGCAAGTCGGCTGCATACGGTGAGGCTATAGCTACCATGTGGCTCAACTACCGGGATCTATTTTAGACGTCATCTTCGGAATATCCAGTCAATTTCCAAATGTATGTTCATGTAGTGAGTATAAGACTGTTAGGTGCACTACTACGACACTGTTCGTTTTGTGATGAAATGCCGTGCTACTTACTACATATGtgtcctgtccctgtgtagtGCGTACATCTAAAAACAGGGGGGTGATGTTTCTGAACGAGGTGGCGTTGGGGAAGGAAAAAACCATCACTATGGACGACAGCTCCCTGCAGGAGGCTCCTACCGGCTACGACTGTGTGGTGGCTAGAGGACAGTTGGAACCAGGTACAGTAGCCTGAGCTATGTTAATGTACATTAAGAAGAGCGTGGGTCCTAGGATTGAGCCTTAGGGTACTCCCTTGTTggcaggcagtggctgagacggCAAACGTTATGACATTACACACTGCACACTGAAGAGGTAGTTGGCAAACCAGGCCAAATACTCCTCAGTCACCAATATTCCTTATCCGatccacaagaatggaatggtctaccgtatcaaaagctttggccaagtcaataactgtagcagcacaacattgctcaGAATCAAGATCAATGGTGACATAATATAAGACCTTTacgttgcagtgacacatccataacctaagcagaaaccagattgcataccagagagaatactatagaccaagaaagccagtcagttgactTTTGATAAAAAGGACAAGATAGAAATTGACCTATGACAGTTAGGATTTCCCAGTGCCTTCCAAGCACTGGGAAACTCCCCAGAGAGGAAAGACATGTTAAAAAGGTGAAAGAGGCTCAACTATGATAGGGGCCACAActttaaagaagaaagggtctaaaccatgtTAGGTAGGGCAGTTTGGGTACAGGCGGGTGCTGATGGCGGGTGATAGCActcagcaacagtcaacaaataGCTATTTGAAAGCTTAAAACCAGCTAATCAAGTTGGTTGGGAACAGACTACCGATCACTGAATGtgttccttggtaaagattgccactccaccacctttggaagatctgtcttgccgaaaaaggttataaccagaaaggttaacatcagtgttcAGAACACTCTTTCTTAACaatgtctcagtaatgaccaacacatctggattggagctgtgaacccacactttcaattgatacattttgggtaataagcttctagtgttaatgtgcagaaaacccaggcatTTACGTAAgtagaaatcagtgaagcagaatTCGGTGCACAAGTCAGAATTGTGGCTAGCAACCATAGACGGACCagtgtgtacatgcacatttccagatatcatcagcagTAATACAATCAGTGCACGGCAAAGAACAGGGGGAGATCTGCGGGTTGATTTTTCTATGACATTTTGAATGTGCATCAGATGACAACAAGAtcatatgtgactcaccacctggattcggtcttatgtagcaaaacaTGTTGGTTTTTTTTCATTTGATAAAGTAAAGACTGAGCTACAAAATGGGATATCATACAGCATTTTTGTCAAACAATGGGGAAAgttattctgctttgaaagttgatacacTTGTAAACTTATTTTTGAAAAAGGGCCttggaatgttttggtacctattGGAGAGCTCTCCTTTGACTACACCCAACTGGAATctggaagcttcattaaataatacctgcataacaccagtctcaatgtcaacagtgaagaggtgactccgggatgctggccttctaggcagagtccctctgtccagtgtctgttcttttgtccatcttaatcttttatttttattgaccagtctgagatacgactttttctttgcaactctgcctagaaggcctgcatcactgttgacgttgaggctggtgttttgcgggtactatttcaatgaagctgccagttgaggacttgtgaggcgtctttctcaaactagacactaatgtacttgtcctcttgctcagttgtgcaccggggcctcccactcccctttctattctggttagggccagtttgcgctgttctgtgaagggagtagtacacagcattgtatgagatgttcagtttcttggcaatttctcgcatggaatagtcataatttctcagaacaagaattgactgatgagtttcagaagtaAGGTCTTTAtttttggccattttgagcctgtaatcaaacccacaaatgctgctgctccagatactcaactcgtctaaagaaggccagttgtattgcttcttttattagcacaaccgttttcagctgtgctaacatcattgcaaaagggttttctaatgatcaattagccttttaaaatgataaacttggattagctaacacaacgtgccattggaacacaggagtgatggttgctgattatgggcctctgtacacccaagtaaaaaatctgccatttccagctacaatagtcatttacaacattaacaatgtctaccctgtatttctgattaatttgatgttattttaatggaccaacatttttattttctttaaaaaataaaggacatttcttagtgaccccaaacgtttggaCGGTAGTGTACACTCTGAAACTGTAGTTAGAttcttacccatatacatggatgaaAGCTTCACGGCAGCCTGCAACCCCTTTCATTAAATAAGACATCCTGTGTCTTTTCCATTTAGTTTGCACAGCTTGTTTGGCCCGTTGTgatccactgatttcaaaactcgggtTAATGTCTTCCATGACAACACTGTTGCCGTTTCTTCCCCATCAGTCATCAGAAGACTCTACAATGTCTTCTTCAATTAAATGTTTTTACCTaaatcagggatttcctcatCGTCTGATACATTTACAGAGTCTTAGAGAAAGTCAGCATGGCACGGTcgtcctccagaaagtagtccatcacaacttttCCCCACTGACCTTTGTCGATAGCGCCTGATAAATTCTGGGCAGCGGTGttattgagagcagtagcaacataTTTGCAGTTTTCCATGGCTAAAGTTATATCTTTCGAACAAACTGCAGTAGAAAGGATTATCTACGCATAACAGGCAGCTCATTTTATAGACACAAGATGCTACACCACAGAATCTGAAACTCACCTTTCGGCATGTCcggcccactcattatctcagccagtcATGGTTAGCGGGAATGTTCTTGGCTTTTTctttggctaaaccaactaggctatTAATTTAACAACTTTATTTGTGTTTACAGGTGGCAtaaaagtttgttattaaggcacttGAAAGTTCATGTTCTTGAAGACATTTCTGCCAGAAAATGCATTTTGATCAAGTATTTTTTACGTTCTAAAGTCTCCTGTGAAttcgtgacttgcgacatatgcctagtttcctgaatcgggtcacattgTACAGCATTTTCATCAGGTAACGTGAATAAAAAGTCGGAAGGACGTAGTTGAATAGGATGGGAAACCAAGATTCTGTGTAACCGAAAAATGTGTAGTTGCAAGTGTCTTTCTCCATATACACTATTGAAGTGGTTACTGTATGTCTAAACATCTGGTAGATGATTAGCAGATATCCAGAAGACTGCATAAGTCTAGTGAACACTTTTGTTGTGTATATCAGTACAGTGTTTTTATAGTAAACACTTGTGTGTTTGAGCTGTATGGTTGTGTAGTGAACACTGTGTGTTGTTTCAGACCCCTCTAAGGACATCTTCCTGACTCTGGATGGAAAGCAGGTGGCTGTGCCTCAGGGTGAGCCCATTAAGCAGCCCCAGTACAAGAACAGCCGCTTTCCCAACAGCGAGTATTTGGTCTACAAGGAGAACCAGTGTCGCATCCGCTACCTGCTGGAGCTCAAGTTTTAaccggagagaggagaggcacctATGCACTCTAGGAGAGAGATGTCTCCTACTCTGTCTAATTGGTAGAGTATCAAGAGTATTGTTCAAATGAAGGTGGTTGTTGTTAGACCTCACTGTCACTGAGTACCATTCAACCAAAGTTGTCTATAATGTATCAGATATACTTCTCTGTGCCTTATGCTTTACACAACATGCTTTGATGTCTTCCATTGTCAGTTTTAGTTGCAAGTCATTGGTGATTCTACTCTTAAACAGAGTATAAATACTGCACTCTCACTTAAAATTATAATCCTTATTGTAATTCCATTAGTCTACAATATTTACTTTGAGCAGACCATAGTATTGTGGATTTTCAATGTTATTGTACTATTTGGCCACTCATTTCTGTTATGGGAGAACTATTCTCTTTACCTTTACTGGATGTAGTGTGAATACTGTACCTTTACTAATATGCAATACAATATCTACCTGTATCTTTATTCTGCACTATATGTTTTCATTTAGCTGTGAGTATTTCCTACTCTGAATATACTTGTATAAAGCTTTATTTTCACTTACCTACTTTGTGAAAACATCTCTCTTCAGTAACTGTTTGAATGTTAGTGCACGCAACATAATTCAATACACTAGATAGGCCTATATGCTGTATTGGCATGAAATAAAATGCATGATTGAATAACTGTAGAGTTGATCTGTATGTTTATAGAAGTTTGATTTGCATGTAGTGTGCGTCTATGAAGGAGATTTGTGCAGCTTTGAAAATCTATAATCCCAGTGCACTGTGTATGTTAATAATATTCATGTGTTACCTAGCAAGGCTCTGAAAGTTCCTGTGGTGGTGATCAATGCTCTTGTCTCAGTTTATACATTTTCCTGGGCCTGGGTCCAGATTCACAAAGCGTCTCGAGTAGGAGTTGTGATCTAgaatcagttttgccttttaaatCGTAATGAATAATTGGAGGGTGATCTGATTCTGGATCAGCACTCGAACTCTGAGACGCTATAAGACTATGGGGCTGTTTATTGCACACAGCAGCCTGTTGACAGGATGTCCTTCTGCCTTGTAACCAGGAGGTGTCACTAGTGAACACTCAGTCTCAGACCACCTCTCTGAGCCTTTTTGCACCTGATCTATTTACTTGAAGGCTCAATAAACAAATAACCCTCCAGCTGGCTGTCAGACCTCTCTCTGAGGAGACTGCATATGCTTTCACCTATTTATGTAACTCAGCCCAGACCCTAGTGTTTTGACCAATCACTCTTAAGTTATTTTTTCAGCACTTTTGATGTTACTTCTGTGGGTTGCCACTATTTAGTGGTTGTTGCCCAACATGTTTGCAACAAGCTGTAGATGCACAGTTGGATGTGTTGACCACATTCTTCAGACAACACATTTCGATAAACCGCAACACCAACACAGTGTTGCTTACCATTAGTTTCTTCCATTAACCTATATTTTGAACAGTGTCATCCAGAGATTGGTGGAAATGTTCTCATATTACCACAGCTGGGTCAATCACTAAATCCAATATAGGAAAGTTCAGGAGTCACGACAAGAATATACCTCATGTTTTTATAACCCTCACTGAGTAATGTGCTATTTGGTtgtaaaaaaacatgtatttgcaTCGAAATAATACAGACACACGTTGTTGGAAAAAGCCAACATGTTAACTGCAACTGGAATTTACATGTTAACGCAGAGCTGATGTCTGTCTTTTGAATTGGTGTGCTCTAGGACCCAGGGAAAAACTCTCTTTAGTGGACAgtggagtgtgtgtctgtctgggagggaggtaggggagggaaTCACACAGTGCACAATGTGTGACAGTCACTGCCTTACACagtgatagagaggaggaggagggatggaaagcGCATCCTCACATCTATCAGGGACTTAGACACCATCCTGAGTGAAGTGAAGTGATCACCCTCTACTCACCTGCTCTCACACTAGTGTCCCTCTGTGATCACAGACCAGGGAGATTCTCTCTACACCTATACCAGAGACTTCAAAACCTCTGGAAAACCCACTGGCTAACTCTATCCTCAGCAGTGTGTATCTTGTCCTGCTCATCCTGTGGAAATACCCATTGTAACTGGTCTATGTGGACCTGTTCACGTCTGGATCTGCTTAACTGATGTCTCCTCACTAAAACAACACCTGGGATATCCAGAAAGGACGAATCATAAAATCCTGGTCTCTTTGAATTGGACTGGACATATCATAATCTCATATGGGTAGGTTACAAGACTTATTGTTCTACTCATTTTGACTCAGTTCACAAATCCATAAAATGTATCCTCGACGGGTCATAGCTAATAGGTGTACATTCTGTTGGAGATGCACTGTGCATTTTTACATAGAGTGAAATCACTTTGAATGTTTCATCAGACAGTCATAGATGAGCTGAAAGTTGAGGCAACAAGCTATTTTAAAGAGTTATTTTTTGGGGAGTGGGTCTTCTAGTTCAGGTGCATGTATTTCAAATGCAAGGTAaggtacagtatatctccagtgtcCACTATATGTATGTTCTCTTAAATTACTTATCTTTTGAGTAGAATAGTATACCTTATGAATGTAAGTTTAACAGAACTGTTTTTATATCCCATCTATTATCATTCATAATATACAGCCTTACAAAACAGTTGCCTCTAAATCTATCTTTAGTTACATCCTAAATACAAAATGTAAATTTTAAGAAAATACTTTTAATATATTAACATTGAAGGATATTATACTGACTCATCTCAGTGGGTTACCCAGTTGACAGTAGCTGTGCAGGGACAGCTCGAGCTGAAATGGctggggagagggaaggggtgggCTCAGAGAAGGACAAGAAGTGGGGGGGGGGAAGTGAGGGgtacatgtggtccttctgtagctcagttggtagagcatggcgcttgtaacgccagggtagtgggttcgatccccggtaccacccatacgtagaatgtatgcacacatgactgtaagtcgctttggataaaagcatctgctaaatggcatatattattattattatatattatacattGGAGGGATAAGCATGGGTGTCTCGTGTGACCTCTCAGAAAATAGCCATTTAACAGAAGTCATTGATCTTTCAGTGCAAAACATTATTTTTAAGTGTTATACTTTTTCTCCTGTCTGTAGAAAATACACCTTTCTAAAGATGGAAAGGACCAGGACATTAATTAAAGGGACTAATACCGGGCTTATGAATCAAAGTCAAAAGGCAAGGATAGAGTTGATTTGCTTTCCTCTGTGAGTGAAAAGCACCACAATCCATCCATTGGCCCCGTGCACCACATCGTATCTAATGTGCCCTTTACTGTTACCTACTTCGTGTTCCCCAAATCCATGCAATGCTGACACCATGTAGCAAGGAGTAAGGACTATATGTTTTAGACATACTGTAGTAACCCACTGTGCATAGACGGCAGttcgtctagttttgatttacattcaACTAACATGATTTCAACATGTAATTTAAACAAATTATTCACCATGTCATTATATTTATGTTAAAAGTTAGGTAAAGAAAATATGATATGCCCTTATGTTGATAACTGTTTGGAAATCTAATAATTTTTCCAAGTTGGTTCATCTTCATCACATTTTGGGGGGGTTGAAATGACATataaacaacattgattcaaccagtttttgcccagtgggaagtaCTTTATCTGaactaaaacattttttttctaattCTAATTTTCTAATTCCGAATCAACTTGTGCATCTGTTTTTCTTATCAAAACAGTGAAAATGCATGTGTATTCTCATTTCTTTAGCTGTCTTGGTTTTAGGTCCATGTGATCTGGTAGTTTGGCTTCTCAGATAACGTCCAGGCAGTGAAATAGAGAGCGCTCAGGCCATCCTCTTGTGACTATAATGCTGTAGAAATGTAAATAATATCCAACATTTTACAAATTAATTtgctttgttttatttttattctaACTTCATTACTATATTagattatacactgagtgtacataaCATTAAGAACATCTTACAAATATTTTGCCCTTAGTACAGCTTTAATTCATcaaggcatggactctacaaggttttcaaaagcgttccacagggatgctagcccatgttgactccaatgtttcccacagttgtgtcaaattggctgggtTTCATTTGGGTGATTTAATTTTGTATTTAATTTAGTATTTTATCCCCTAATTTCATGATATACAATTGCGCTCCAATTACAATCTTGTCTCACAAACACAGCTATTTTGACTCTTATTTTACCCTAAATGTTTTTTTGATtaccctctcatcctcttctgTTTGAGCAAGGCATGAGATAGAAAGTACAGTATATTTCCACTCTGACCTTGGGCTAATTATCAACTCACCCCTACATACGTTTTCTTTTTAGAACAAGACCTGAAAGAAATATAGAAATGCTCAGTGCAGCCTAGAGCAAAGACGTCATGAATATTCAACTTGTAGAAGGCTTAAAGGGTTATTTAATGTAGAACATATTCCTTGTCAATACAATGCGGTCTCCAGGGCCGTCTGAAATGGAATAAATTAATTAGGTCGTCCCTCACATGACAGGGATGAAGACTGATTTAATAGAAAAAGATTACTAGGCATCAAAGCAACATGTACTGTGAAAGTAAACTATATGTTCAAAGCAACATGTACCGTAGGAGCAAACCATATGTTAAGCTGCATCAGCATGACATTTCAAGCTCCTATACAGTAAGTTTAAATTGTGTTTTTGTCTCCTTAACAGGACATATCCAACATGATGACAAGTATGTGAAAAGAGAAGAAAGTTAACATTGCAATGGGGCCTGCtgctgtagtgatgcctctgaCTAGTTTTCTGTGAAATATGGAGAAATCTGGTCCGATGCTGGCCTCTATTCCCAATCGCACAGGGGCCAACCTCACAACTGGCCTATGGGGACCCAACCCCACAGTCCCCGCAGAGGTGGGAGTGGTCACCAGCTCCCAGTCTCAGATCAAAGATCTGATTGGGCTGTTTGCAATGGTGACCCTTAATCTCATCGCCCTATTGGCCAACACTGGAGTCATGGTGGCCATCGCCCGCGCCCCTCACCTGAAGAGGTTTGCCTTTGTGTGCCACCTGTGTGCAGTGGACCTGCTGTGTGCCATCCTCCTCATGCCCCTGGGCATCATCTCCAACTCACCCTTCTTTGGCACTGTGGTGTTCACCGTGTTGGAATGCCAGGTCTACATCTTCCTCAACGTGTTCCTCATCTGTGCCTCCATCCTCACCATCACCGCCATCAGTGTGGAGCGCTACTACTACATCGTCCATCCCATGCGCTATGAGGTGAAGATGAGCATCAATCTAGCCATCGGCATAATGCTCCTCATATGGGTCAAGTCCATCCTTCTGGCCCTGGTCACCCTGTTTGGTTGGCCTGCCTACGGGGCCCACAGCTCCATCGCTGCCAACCACTGCTCCCTCCACTGGAGCCACAGTCGGTTGAGGAAGGTGTTCGCCGTGCTCTTCAGCGTGGTGTGTTTCCTGTTACCTGCCATTGTCATCTTTGCTGTCTACTGTAACGTGTACAAGGTGGCGCGCTCAGCTGCCCTGCAGCACGCACCCGCGACAACCACCTGGGCCTCGTCCAACCCAGCCAAACGTGCCAACCGTTCTGACTCCATCAACAGCCAGACCACCATCATCACCGCCACACGCAGCCTGCCCCAGAGGCTGTCCCCTGAGAGGGCATTCAGCG from Oncorhynchus keta strain PuntledgeMale-10-30-2019 chromosome 21, Oket_V2, whole genome shotgun sequence encodes:
- the LOC118399780 gene encoding probable G-protein coupled receptor gives rise to the protein MEKSGPMLASIPNRTGANLTTGLWGPNPTVPAEVGVVTSSQSQIKDLIGLFAMVTLNLIALLANTGVMVAIARAPHLKRFAFVCHLCAVDLLCAILLMPLGIISNSPFFGTVVFTVLECQVYIFLNVFLICASILTITAISVERYYYIVHPMRYEVKMSINLAIGIMLLIWVKSILLALVTLFGWPAYGAHSSIAANHCSLHWSHSRLRKVFAVLFSVVCFLLPAIVIFAVYCNVYKVARSAALQHAPATTTWASSNPAKRANRSDSINSQTTIITATRSLPQRLSPERAFSGGKAALTLVVIVSQFLLCWLPYFSFHLHLSFRSSLQSPGDVEEAVTWLAYSSFAVNPFFYGLLNRQIREELVKFRRCCSSGPVELVASSHEGSFQENFLQFIQRTSSTADKRSSCTTSSPRNTLDQGIRIPGQISEEHG
- the LOC118400336 gene encoding protein mono-ADP-ribosyltransferase PARP3-like, with the translated sequence MAPKRRAASSTKANKVGGKKVKQEPDTPKDAFTSAKEALKAAGPEVKGKRKADEHCLLSEQHSGRVYEDYDCMLNQTNIGNNNNKFYVIQVLCIDDSYYCWTRWGRVGETGQSNLSYLSNSPDKAIKDFEKKFKDKTKNSWKERDNFVSHPGKYTLIEVDGDPDAEVKVDCVDAKICKGPRNILPCTLDSPTQKLIQLIFSNDMFKEAMECMNLDIKKMPLGKLSKMQIAKGFEVLEEIEGAINASRPKLEELSSKFFTTIPHNFGRTRPPVIDSSEIVEKKKEMLLVLADIEIAQNLKAETEKAQEQMEVEKVPHPLDQNYMSLRCKLALLQRDTQEFKLIEKYLKATAYSHNQPKIIDVWEVDRETEAERFRENDGLENRRLLWHGTNVAVVAAILKGGLRIMPQSGGRVGRGIYFASENSKSAAYVRTSKNRGVMFLNEVALGKEKTITMDDSSLQEAPTGYDCVVARGQLEPDPSKDIFLTLDGKQVAVPQGEPIKQPQYKNSRFPNSEYLVYKENQCRIRYLLELKF